The genomic stretch tttctttcataagagatgggaaattttcattgattatttcctctattattgcttctgccccttttcccttctcttctccttctgggacaccaatgacacgtaaattcttgcttttcattttgtctttaagttcccagagacattgctcgtatttttccattctttttctctatctgtcttttgtgtgtagactttcaggtgccttgttctccagttcctgagtgttttcttctacctcttgagatctgctgctgtatgtttccagtgtgtctttcatctcttgtgttgtgtctttcatttccacagattccaccagttggttttttgaactttccatttctaccttatgtacgtcctgtgttttcattctatggttcagctcttttgccatatcttccctaaactttttcaattgacttattattagttgtttcaattcctgcatcacagttgaagtgcaagtttgttcccttgacagggccataacctcatttttcttagtgtaggttgtagttttctgttgtctgggcatggtttccttggttaccacaatcaggcctccccagaccagaatgggctcaggtcccagaaggaagaaatattcagtatccagtttccctgagggtgtgtcttagaaaattggtataccttctaatgcctctggtcactgtgcttttctgcccagcaggtggcacctgttagcctataattcttgactggtgtaaggaagtgtggctcttttccccaagttctgaatgaaaggcaggtattagagctgagccccacccctttcctctggttattagcatttcaatggtctctctctgcctgtgctatagccttgtctgggtcacagaactgggaactgaaaatggctgaggctttcaccactgagtcaaaaaaggaacagagctggtctgaggtgaccctccagctctccaaggtcagttgtcacccaaagcctctgtctacttgttggggattcatacctcgtagtgagcagttcacacttgctaattaaaatcccagttggagctcagctgagctatatttgcttgctgggagaaagcttctttctggcaccaagaggctttgtagctcaggctgtggggaaggggtctcccgatttggatccgcagtttttcttacagattttatgctgtgaccttgggcattcctcgcaattcaggttggtgtatgatgagtggatggtcacatttgtccccctgcagttattctgaattatttgttagttgtttctgttttttttttagttgttccaggggaactacttagcttccactcctctctatgctgccatcttagatcgtCTCCCCCAgaagttaattcttaattggtgtagaatttctgtttttaggtgatggaaatgttttggtaatggatggtggtgatggtaacacaacggTGTGCTTGTAATTAAcatcaatgaattatatatttgagtgctGTTAAAAGGTAATTataggttgtatatgttattagaatgaaatttttaaaataaaccataGAACTGCACAACTCAAACAGTAAGCATTAATGTAAACtaatggactgtagttaatactacaattataataatattctttcatcaattgttaacaaaagttccacattaatgcaaagtgttaataacagagaAAACTGTGTGATGGaaggtatatgatttttttttataaacctacaacatctctttaaaaattataaaaaagaaaaaccttttaaATGCTTTGTAAAATTTAAGGCATCATAAACTTGTGTTACTATTACAGAAATGGAGGTTGCAGTTCAGACAGCTACATATATTGCTTGTCCAATAGCTGTAAAACCAAGGCAACAAATTACATTTTCTGACTTTGATCCATGTTGTCTTAAAAAGAAAGCTGTGGATTCCTTCCCCTTCCAGGGATCCAAATGCATAGCTTATTCTTTAAGCAACGTTATTAGTACTAGGATTGGATTTGTGAAGACACCTCCATGCTACCTCATTTCCCCCCTTTGCAAGTCAGGAAGTAATTTCATTAAATTACTGAGCAGATTTGGTCGAGGGTATATTAACTACTTTAACTAAGTTACtctcatagaaataaaataagaattggAAGTTTTGTTGGCTATGTCTTCCAATCCTTCTAGTGAAGGAAAAAATTTCCCAGTTTTCAGAATAGTTTCAATGAAAGAATAAGGGAGATAATCAAAGAATATTTCCTAGAACAAGACTTAGGGACTGACAGCCTGGTCACACTCGTGAGACCTCCAAGCCAGCAAGAGTCCCTGGGACTCATCACATAAATGCTGTCTGGAAAGTCTCTTGCAACAACTCCCACATTCAAGAAACTATTTTTCAAGAGAGATCAAGAACAAGGGGTGAAAGCATGGCAAGATGGGAGGAGAACCAGACTAAGAGGTGGATTAATTCCAGCTCCCTTGACTTCTGCTGTCAAATCATAGGCAAGGGAATCCATAAAAcagatgttttatttcttccatgaCAAGCAATATATAAGTAACCAGACAGATGAGGAAGCAGTTAATATAAAACCAATGCTTTCAGGAAGTTTGTATTcatcttagagagagagaagaaaaaacatttttactgCCTTCTTTGCTTCACTTAGCACTTTCTTGTTTCAGAGCTTTTGTACAtgttgctccttctgtctaaaaAGATCCCCCAGGTTCGCACCTTTCACCTGGtgactcctattcatccttcaggtTATAGGTTAAACATCAATTCGTCAGGGAGGCCAGCCCCACACCTTCCAATCTAAATTAGATTTCTTTTAATGTTCCTCTTCTAgcctctgttcttttccttcatagcacATAACTCAATTTCTGGTAAAGCATTTGTCCCCGAGTTTATCTGTTTATTGAAACTCTCTCAAATAATACCATAAGGTTTATGAGAACAGAGACCACATGTATCTTAGTCTTCATTGGTATGTAGTAGCTAAAATAGTATCTGGTATATATTATGCAAAGTGTAAATGTTTGTTGCAATGATAAGAGATATAATAAATATAGATCCTGGGTGCTATGAGAACAAAAAAGAAGGCGAAGCTTGATCCTATTGGCAGGGTGTGCCTAGAGCAACAAGGGAAGCTTTAGAGAGAAAGTTATGGTGCTGATTTTCTTGAAATACAAGAAGAAATATGAAAGTCAAATAAAGAAGAGGAGCTTTTCCAAGAAGAAGTAGCACATGAGAAAACATGGCAGAAATCAGAACATCACTTTGTGGAGCAGCCAATAGTTTTTAGTTTCAGAGAGCACAGCCAGGACCATATGGGGAATAGAGGGACATTATgctcaagagagagagagaaagagagagaccaggTGATAAATCCATGCTAACAAaggactctgggcttcatcctgTATGGCATGAAGGGTCAATGAAgaatttttctgttgattttcttgTCGTTCTGGGACTATAGCTCTCTACCCGAATTATTCTGACACAATCCATTATGCTTGGAATTACTTGAGATATTTCAGCAATTATTCAATGCTAGTAGCTGCCTTAAAGAGAATAAACAGATGTGATGACCAGGGAATGAATGTGTGGGCTAATACAGGATGGAGAGATGGGGGTTATATACGAAGGAGACTCCAGAAAAGAGGTTCCAATCTCAAAGGAAGAACAAAACAATGCCAAATAAAGGCAAattggcaaagagatttcaacaTGGAGATTGAAGGGGTGAATCTGGAACTTAAAAGGGTCACCAAAGTTTGCTGGAGAATGGGCAAGGTCAAGGTTCCTTGTTGTCTTCATGAAAAGGAGAACTGAAAGTAGGAAGTATAGGGAATATGGTCAGATTTTCTTCTGTTCCCTAAATCTAGCAACCTTGAATGTCTTTTTGCTATCAAAAATTGAAATAGTTTTTTGAATGACCGATATTTAGAACAATGAAATATACTGAAATTTTAACTGAGTAATCTCTTTCCACTACTGCAGAGTCTTGTTCAATAGAATATTACTGACAGTAGAAAGCCAAAGTGTTTTAACTTCATTGAACCTCgttttcctcatatgtaaaatatcTTTACAGTATAGTTGAAtacttaaatgagaaaatgtgtgaAGTGCACATTTTGCCTGGTAAATAACAGTTACATGATtaactgaatatttaaaattatctcTTCAACTGTCAGGATATAAAGTCTGGCCCATTGCTCTTCGAAGGGCTGATTTGAACTCTTTATTCCTCAGACTGTAAATCATCGGATTAAACAATGGGGTAAGGATAGTATAAGACACAGATATCAAGGTATCTTGGCTTGAGGAGTAATTGGACTTGGGCCTTAGGTAGATGAAAGAGGCACAACCATAGTGGACAGTTACCACAATGAGAtgggaggcacaggtggagaAAGCCTTATATCTTCCCACAGAGGATGGGATTTTTAGAATGGCAGAGATGATGTGGATGTAAGAGACCAGGATAAGTAGCAGTGGAATAACCAGAACAAACACACCAAGCATGAATATGACCATCTGACTGAGGCGGGAGTGGTGAGACGCCAGTTTGAGCACAGGGGAAATGTCACAGAAGAAGTGATGGAGCTGGTTGGAGGAGTGGAAGGGCAGGTGAAATACAAGGGAGGTAGTGACCAGGGAGACAGAGAAGCCACAGGCACAGGCAGCAGCCACTAGTCCCACGCACACTCCATGTCCCATGAGCACTGTGTAGCGCAGTGGGTTACAGATGGCCACGCAGCGATCATAACCCATGGCTGCCAGCAGGAAGGAGTGAGAGCAGCCAAGGAAGAGGAAGGTAAACATCTGGATGGCACAGCCCTGGAAGGAGATGGTCTTCTTCTGGGACAGCAGGTCAACCAGCATCTTGGGCACAATAACGAAGGTGTAGCAGGTCTCAGAGCAGGAGAGGACtgtgaggaagaagtacatgggggtgtgaagggCTCTATCCAGAACAATGGTGGAAATGATGATGGTGTTGGTGCCCAGGGTGAACAGGTAGAGGAGCAGGAAGACAAcaaagagcagccactgcagctCAGCCAGAGACGAGAAGCCAAGGAAGACAAAGTCTCTCACCAGGGTCTCATTGGTCTGCTCCATGGAGAGAACTTCTCTAGAGGAGAGTCAGGGACAAAGCTGAAGGCCAGAATCCAGGAAGAAGAGTGGAAATGTGTAGGAAATTCAGCACAGTATCTGCAGGGGCCAGCATTTCCAGATGTTTGGTGGAGCATCTTCAttgcttctcaaaaatgtctgcTAAAGAATTAAGGCTCAATATGCAACAGAATAAATGACAACCAATCATGAGGCTTTCTGCAAGAGTGGGAGCATGCTATACCTCTACTTAAGGATTACTGAATTGTCTAGTAGTTTTCCCTTATCTCTTAATTACAGCTTGTGTTTTTATTGCTCACTATAAGCCCAAGGAAACTAGCCctcaaaagtgaaaaaatatggtTAATTTCAGCTGTCTACAACTGCTCAGAATATGAAAGTATGAGTTGTGTTTAGACACAAATGTGAACCTTAGTTTATCTAACCATAAaatggaaggggaagaaaaaactAGATGATTTCTGAGTAAAGGTGTGAAGGGGGATGTGTTCATTGACAACTTACTATATGCTAAGTATGCGGTAAGCATATCAAATATTCTACCTCATTTATTTCTTACACCAGTCCCATGTCAATACCTAAAACAATAAGAAATGAGCTTTAGTTTTATTTCTGATGGACTAACTAACAAGAGACAAAATGGGAACACTACAAGAGGTTCCATGTTGAGCAAAGAATGGAGCAGAAGAGAACATTAGTTTAAAGGAACAATTCTTTTTCAGAGAGAGAACAGTTACTAGGGTGGTGGGAAGACATTCATTCACTTGGTGGCATTTTGCAATACACTTCAATTTTCCTATCCTAAGGTGCCTCAAAGAAACTCAGAGAAACAGTTTCACAGAAGTATCTTAGAGCTTGCCACAAAGAATAGCAAGAAAATGAGACAATTGGGCAGTTTGTTGGGTTCTACTTTCCTGCCATAAGCTATAGcccttacatattttatatattgtcaTGTCAATAAGATTTCTTCTGACTATTTGCCAAAAAACAGTAGCAGACAGCTATGAACAGACTTGCAAACTGCTAGAATACATTACTTCTAAAGGCCTTTTTTGGCCTCAGGTCAGATCATATTTTATAGGTGCATTTTCTCTCTGCCTAACCTTATAAGTAAATAAAGCATTATCTGTATGCAAAATCATCTAGCATGTATTGTGTGCATTCAGTCTCCATTTATAAACTTCTCAGCTTTTACATCATTTTGTGTTGAGTAACTATATGTGTCTGCTACCAGAATTTTCTGCTTTTGCATTTTTCCAGTCTAAGTACTTTGCAACTGTTTGCTTTTTGGACCCTAAATTAAATCATTGAATACTTCTGAAAGTCATTGCTTCTGTACCTAAAATTTGAAGATGATAgttttgctatttttcatttattaaaatttgtcCCTAAACTTAGTAGTTATAATTATTCTTTTACCTGAATTTAGTACTAGGATACTCACATATTCTGGTTTAAAGTTCTTTAACACAATAGGAATTTTTTATTCTGTGCATATAAAGATATCATTGTTAAATGTAAATATAGAGAAAGTATATACCttgtatattttcattattatatacATAGATTagttatatgttttatatatatatggtagAATCAAGAAGGGCAAAAGTTTCCCTACATAATACATTTACCTGGACAGATAGATTTCTGTGTATTTCAAGATATTGAGGGAAATGTAAATGTATGGTCATTGTTTATCCTTGTCTCACCACTTTCCTCAAAAACTTCCATCTGGATCTCCTTTTAACTAATCCATTTCCAACCCCTACTATGCCCTCACTGCACTGAATATGATGGATAGAATAGAGCTTGGAGGATGGAATTCTCTGATTCTGAGTCCGTGCCTATATCTACCcaataatgaagaaaattaagtTTGGATTATTTGTCACTCAGACCCGTAACAGCTAatttcagttcagtggattttttTACATAATATTAGTATAAACCCACTGGTTAGATGAATTGTGAGATTAATATATTTGCCCTTTTCATAATGAATGGAGACCGAGCTCCATGGTTCATCTAAGAAGGCAGCCCCCAGATGCTCAAGATGACAGTGGAAGCCACAGCAGTGTGTTATCATGAGGAATATGAAAGGAAGACAGAGAGTAGAAAAAATTTTGATCTTCCAGCCAAACACCCACAGGATATAAAATGGAGGAAGATCCCTCaattgagagagagaggacctaGATTTTAGGTCCAGctttgtgtgaccttgaacaagatACTTGGCTATTTAGTCTCCTTATTTAAAATTGAAGGCGTAGGATGacaaataactagaataagctgTTAGGACTCATGGAAGGTACTGAAGCAGAAGCTCCTTGAACATCAGAAGTTTTGACTAAGGATAGTAGTTGAGTCCTATGACCCCTAAGGGCCACTACAACTCAGAATGTCCGAGATTTTCTAGTTAGATGAACCCCCAAGTTCCCCTTATTCTGATATTCTAGAACCTATGGATGGGAGTCAGATTGTGTTCCCTGAAGATGACACTTTTGTGTCTAATTATTCTAACTTGTAAGATGCTCTACTGTTATTTTACATAATCTGGACTTAAATTGCAGCTAAATATTTGAGGATCCTGAGTTCCCCCAAAAGGGAACAATACACAGAGTTTTCATATGCATAACTTTTAGAAATTCAAACATGTATCTTAtagaaatggaatattttatcTTCTTAGTTATTCATGAATACCATGTTTCCCCAAAATTGCCTTATTAAAAAGATCTTTAAGTGTCAGATTTCGGTTACAACTAAAAACACGCAACCATGAGTACACAgcagaagagaaatggaaagttGGTAAGTATCTGTTTCATTTAAGCCATGAGTCAGCCAatcaaagaagaaagggaaagagaaaatctAGTTGGGACCAAAAATTGCCCAGTATGGTTACCAAGAAAAATTCAGAGACCTACATGGATCATGCCCAATCAATCATACCAGGGGTGAGAAGTAGCCCTTATGCTCTTCCTTAATTCTGCAACTTACCTGAGCTGCCATTACTGAGCTTCACAAGAGGCCAAAAGAGACATGCTCTTGAGCACTATCTATCGCTCAGGGTCTAGTCCAGACTCCACAAAGCCCAAACTAGATCAATGTTCCTCTCATCACCAAGTGCCTACATGGCTCTCCTCCTTCCAATTCAGAGAGAAGCCTCCATGGGGTATCTGGGGTCCCCTGGAAATAGAATCTAAGCCACAGATCAGTCTGAGAAAATAATGGCAGAGAGAGGGAATCTGCCTTGAAACAGAGGCTCCAATCTGCATCAACAGAGCTGGCTTTCCCTATCCATCAGGACTCTCAACTCCTCTAGCAAAGTCACTATCTTTAAAAGTTTTGGTGACCAACCTAGGGTATAGTTATCAGAATCATGCATTATAATCATTGGACTCTGGAGGCTAGAGCTACTTCCCTAGAGATATTGCCTGTGGGTTAATTAGTATTCAAgtttattatggaaaaataatgTCACCAGTTTCTTAAATGTGGCCTTAGTTGAGAAGCCTGGGGAATAGGCTTCATGAGCATAATTAGCCCATGACTATCTTGGAAATTGAGTCCATCTTCCTTATTGATTGGTTTCTACAATTAAGACTCTAGTGCAGCAGATCAAGTGGacaatttttattgaattttaagtCAGGAGTCTGAACTGTTtgccagtgattctcaacctcAGTGTTTGTAAAAATCAAAAGAGGTCTTAATTACAAATTCATCCTCCCAGGCCCCCCATGTCCAGAAATTCTAAGTTAGTAGTATCGGAATGTTCTGTATGAATCTAAATATTTTACAAGTATCTCAAACCTCGTTGAACTCTGTCATTAAATTGCTTGTTATCTTATGAATGTCATTTACCTGAATCACTAAATATTATAAAGCTGTTAATTTTGCCCAAGCCAATCCATAAAGTCAATATAATTCCAATACAAATCCCTGTAAGAATTGTGAAGACAACATGACAATTGGATTTCtaaaatatacatggaagaatAAGACAATTTTGAAAAGGGACAAGTAATTTAGGAGCTCACTCTTCCCGGGAGAATAGTGCCTTAGTAATAAGAATAGTATGCTACTGGTGCAGAGAAAGACAAATGGTATAATGGGGCAGAAAGCAGAGCTCAGAAATTGAATTGTGCATGTTTAGGAACTGTTCTTGGACAGTGGCGACCTCACAAATCAGTGAGGGAATCATGATTATTTAGTAAATAATACTAGGAAATCTGGATCCCTCTACATCCTCCATCACTCAGAAGGAGTTTGTGTGATAGAATGATGAAATGGCTTATTGAAGGATAATTTATAGCACCAGCTGTGTGACAACTCCTTTGGGGACCCATATGTCTACCTGAAGCAGTAAATACTCTGAACCAGCAACCAATGTACTGTGTCCATTCTCCAAAAACAAGAATATATGAGTCTGGGAATCAGTGCCAGGGGAGATAGAAATGGTTCCTTCCATTCTTATCCTAATGACTCACTCACATAATTTTTGGCTTTCTGATTTAGAGATATTGTTTaccaaaggaaaaaggaatgttGCTTCCACCAAAAACACAGATGGTTCCATTAACTTGAATTGAGGCTGCCTGTTGTCCACTTTAGTCTACCTTTTTCTACTGTACCATTAATAGGCAGGCAGAAAGGAGCTTGTTATAATAGGTAACGTAATTCATCCTATTTTGTAAGAAAAATTAAGGTTGTTCCTACACTTCCAGAGTATGCTTGGAATCCAGGAGATTCTCTAATGCATCTTTTGTTACTTCAATGCAAAGGTAACACTTAATAGAAGACTAAAGCAACCTAGTTCAGGCAAAGTAACTAATGTCTCAGGCGCTTCAGAATGCTGAGTTCAAAGGACAACTGAACAggtgggaaaaaaatcacatatacCAACGACAATTTTACAATTAGTTATGGAAATGAAGACTGCAATagctgagtgtttttttttttcttgcttactTCATAATATAACATAACTACTTCCCCCTTCCCTTAACATAATATTGTGTGTATTGTAGTGCTAAATCTTATACTTTAGTTTTTAAAGGAAAGTCTATCAAAGAGCAATTAACCAATGCAACTCTGTTTCCCCAATTTTTGGAGATGAATGGGGACACCTCTTTGTATGAGGCATATTTGCATCTTATTAGTTACTgctatttggaaatttaaaacaaGAAGAGAAGAGTTTGTATAAATGTTGGATATCCAAAATTGTGAACTGTGCTGAATATAGCTTGCTGATCCTTAGTTATCAAATTTAGACTTCTAAGCTCTTCTCTGTCCTATTCTCTGTTCTCAAGGGTCTATTTCTAGAACCCCTTGTCAGAAGAGTTCCACATTCTTGAGAGATTTGGATGATGGAATAAAGGGAaaggctttattttttctttctggcagCATGATGTTCCAGCACTTGTCAGGTGGTAGATACCGGCTTTTGGCCTCAGCTTTCAGATTTCCTGAGAATGACCTACTCTGGGCTGAAGCACCCTAAACCATTGGTGGTGGCTTTCCTGTGATCCTTGAAATTCTGAATATCCTGAAATAGCCTTCCTGGCATTCATTTTCCTAGCCTTCCAACAGATATATAAGCCTCTAATTCCTCTATCAAACCTTCTATTACTTTGAGTATCCAGAGTGGTTTTGCTTTACTCTCCAAAAACAACTATATATAATCCTACTTCAATCTCTCTAATAGATGCAGGAACTTCAATTTTATTGTCTAAATGtacattcattttattaatgccattttattgGACACTATGAATTTTCCCAGAATTGTTGGCATTATGAGCAACTAAAAGAAATTGTTCTTTCAACAATTATTAATCATCTCCTTAACGTTATCCGCAGAATGAAATTGCTGAGTCAAGGTCGATGCACATTCCAGATTTTAATATGCATTGTGTTGGCAAACAACCTTCACAAAGGCTATACAAATTCATACTTTCATTAGTAATATGTGAATATGCCAATTTCTCCATGGCATATAAAATggtgttttcattcttttaagttTCAGCCAAGATGAAAGATAAAacactgctttttatttttattagaataaattttacatttaaaattaacattATGGAGGTATGAGTGGCATACATATAAAAGACCCCATTTATAACGTAAAGTTTGGTGAGTTTGCACAAATGCATATAGCCAAGCGTTTTGATTTGGTAAAGCTGAcaaaaatgcaatgtaccagaaatggacagacttttaacaatggggatttattagcttagaagtttgcaattctaaggccatggaaatgtccaaattaaggtatcaacatgacCTTAcattctctgaagactggttaccgGCTAGCTTAGGCTCCTTTGTCAGacagcaagacacatggcagcatctgctgctgcttctctcccgggtttcattgcttccagcttctgacttcagtggcttcctctcagcttctctggggctctttctgtgagcttctcttaatttcctctcttagcttctgtgtttgttttatcctcttataaaggagtccagtaagagGATGAGACCACACCACGTTAACAACTATTCCAATCAAATTACAGAAAATTTCCACCACCCCAAAGAGTTCCCACCCAGCCCTGTCCCTAGCCCCAGAAAAACACTGATATGTTTTCTGTTACTATAGTTTGACATTTTCCAGAATGTTGTATACATAGAATCATACAGACTCATGTGGTTCCCTTTTGTGTCTTCCTTCACGTAGCAAAATGATTTTAAGAGTCAGTCATGTTGTTGCATTTCTCAGTTCATTGTTTTATTGCTTAGTAGTCCTCCATTTTATGAACgcatcacaatttgtttatctacttacctgttgaaggacatttggattatttccagtaTGGGGCTAAtaagaataaagctgctatgaacattagtttcaagtcattgtatagatatatatGTCCAATCATCTTAGGTAAATACCTAAAGTGAAATGACTGGGCCATGTATTAGATGTAAGTTTAACCATATAAAAGCTGCTAAACTGTTTTTTCAAGGAAGTCATATCATAATACATTACCACAGCAATTTATGAGAATCCAGTGGCTCCATATCCTGCCAACTCTTGGTcttgatgttctttttaatttagtgGTTGTATGGTTTTATCTCACTATACTTTTATTATACATTTCCTTGAAGACTAATTATGTtaatattattcatttgcttattgaGTATTGATATATCATGTTTTGCaaaatttctgttcaagtctGTCTTTGATCCCCTTTTTATTGGTTTATCTTCCTACTTTTCCTTTCTAAGAGTTCCTTACATACTCCAGAAACAAAGCTTTAATCAGATatatactttgaaaatattttctcccagttggtGGTTTACCTTTCACTTTCTtaattatgtcttctttaataacagttttattgagatataatttacaaaccataaaattCTCCCTTTTAAACTGCACAATTCAGTGCTTTTTAGTAAATTCACATCTAAATTTTGGAGCAGTGAAGGTTTATAATTTTGATGCAGTccaatttaccaatttttttcttttcttttaatgaagtATTTTTGTGTCTCCTATACAAAAAATATTTGTCTACTTCAAGTTGCAAAGATTt from Choloepus didactylus isolate mChoDid1 chromosome 2, mChoDid1.pri, whole genome shotgun sequence encodes the following:
- the LOC119517130 gene encoding olfactory receptor 10K1: MEQTNETLVRDFVFLGFSSLAELQWLLFVVFLLLYLFTLGTNTIIISTIVLDRALHTPMYFFLTVLSCSETCYTFVIVPKMLVDLLSQKKTISFQGCAIQMFTFLFLGCSHSFLLAAMGYDRCVAICNPLRYTVLMGHGVCVGLVAAACACGFSVSLVTTSLVFHLPFHSSNQLHHFFCDISPVLKLASHHSRLSQMVIFMLGVFVLVIPLLLILVSYIHIISAILKIPSSVGRYKAFSTCASHLIVVTVHYGCASFIYLRPKSNYSSSQDTLISVSYTILTPLFNPMIYSLRNKEFKSALRRAMGQTLYPDS